One Pleurocapsa sp. PCC 7327 DNA segment encodes these proteins:
- a CDS encoding alpha/beta fold hydrolase, translated as MTITENWSKRIGRQRDWAWRGWQTRYTYLRSSQKHDPSKPPLILIHGFGAAIEHWRNNIPVLSQSHTVYALDLVGFGASRKVATDYTVNLWVEQLYDFWRTFIGQPVVLVGNSIGSLVCMTAAATYPHMVEGIIMLSLPDVSILRQETLPKWLQPIVMGIENAIASPPLLKAIFKILRHPEVVRRWVKIAYVNRAAITDELVQILAAPAQDKGAARTFHRLFKSVRLPQFSPPAKEVLPTLNIPILLVWGRQDCMVPFAIAPSVASLNPKIEFVPLDNVGHCPHDESPDQFNAILLDWLEANFNQAKAVERIESKCFKSVIEEAS; from the coding sequence GTGACTATTACCGAAAACTGGTCAAAACGCATAGGTCGTCAACGAGACTGGGCATGGCGAGGCTGGCAAACGCGCTATACCTACCTGCGATCCTCGCAAAAGCACGACCCATCAAAGCCTCCCTTGATTCTCATTCACGGGTTTGGGGCTGCGATCGAGCATTGGCGTAATAATATTCCCGTCCTGAGTCAGTCGCATACGGTTTATGCGCTGGATTTGGTGGGATTTGGGGCTTCTCGCAAAGTAGCTACCGACTACACGGTCAATCTTTGGGTCGAGCAATTATACGATTTCTGGCGAACCTTTATCGGTCAGCCAGTCGTTTTAGTCGGCAATTCCATCGGGTCGCTGGTTTGTATGACAGCCGCTGCTACCTATCCCCATATGGTCGAAGGGATTATCATGCTCAGCTTGCCCGATGTATCTATACTACGGCAAGAGACGCTCCCAAAATGGCTGCAACCAATCGTAATGGGGATCGAAAATGCGATCGCGTCTCCTCCTTTACTTAAGGCGATCTTTAAAATCCTGCGCCATCCGGAGGTCGTGCGTCGTTGGGTAAAGATAGCTTATGTCAATCGGGCGGCGATTACTGACGAACTGGTACAAATTCTAGCAGCTCCCGCTCAAGATAAGGGCGCAGCGAGAACCTTTCATCGTTTATTCAAGTCGGTGCGATTGCCGCAATTTTCTCCGCCGGCAAAAGAGGTGTTGCCGACGTTAAACATTCCCATCCTTTTGGTTTGGGGTCGTCAAGATTGCATGGTTCCCTTTGCCATCGCGCCCTCTGTGGCATCTCTCAACCCCAAAATCGAGTTTGTGCCTCTCGACAATGTCGGTCACTGTCCCCATGATGAATCTCCAGACCAATTTAACGCAATTTTGCTCGACTGGCTAGAAGCTAATTTCAACCAGGCGAAAGCAGTTGAAAGGATCGAATCGAAGTGCTTCAAAAGCGTTATTGAAGAGGCCAGCTAG
- the infC gene encoding translation initiation factor IF-3 translates to MIEKKRNQKDLPQINERIRFPEIRVIDTDGSQLGIFTPSEALRMAEEKELDLVLVSETAKPPVCRIMDYGKYKFEQEKKAREAKKKQHTADVKEVKMRYKIDDHDYHVRVNQAQRFLKSGDKVKATITFKGREIQHSHLAEELLNRLATDLQEVAEVQQAPKKEGRNMMMLLAPKK, encoded by the coding sequence GTGATAGAAAAAAAGCGTAATCAAAAAGATTTACCTCAAATTAACGAAAGAATTCGTTTTCCTGAAATTCGCGTCATCGATACCGATGGATCGCAACTTGGCATTTTCACGCCCAGCGAGGCGCTGCGAATGGCTGAAGAAAAAGAATTGGATTTAGTCTTGGTTAGCGAGACAGCCAAACCTCCTGTCTGCCGGATTATGGACTACGGCAAATATAAGTTTGAACAGGAGAAAAAAGCTAGGGAAGCGAAGAAAAAACAACATACTGCTGATGTTAAGGAAGTAAAAATGCGCTATAAAATCGACGACCACGACTACCATGTCAGGGTCAATCAAGCGCAACGCTTTCTCAAATCAGGCGATAAAGTCAAGGCAACTATCACTTTTAAAGGTCGAGAAATTCAACACTCTCACTTAGCCGAAGAATTGCTCAACCGACTGGCAACAGATTTACAAGAAGTTGCTGAAGTTCAGCAAGCCCCAAAAAAGGAAGGTCGCAACATGATGATGTTGCTCGCACCTAAAAAGTAA
- a CDS encoding ATP-binding protein, translating into MNEKPLGSIIQGSLSKGLEVRLHADVSVEDMRVGKFLVVRGTRSRFFCLLTDVALGAASQRILANPPSPDDSFLHEVLAGSGTYGTIELSPMLMFTPTDEDKAQTPPPPSTNGKSPLASFEAQTSANLELLPVKTIPAHFSQVFDASEEDFRAVFGWEDDPHRRNFAIGQPLDMDVPVCIDLDRFVERSNGVFGKSGTGKSFLTRLLISGIIRKQAAVNLMFDMHSEYGWEAMREGKEVSTVKGLRQLFPGQVEIYTLDPESTKRRGVRDAQELYLSYDQIEIEDIRLVGQELGLSEASLDNANILYSEYGKSWIIQLLNMSNEDIKMFCQEKQGHAGSIMSLQRKLWRLDSLKYLRTACPHNYIDQILQSLDAGKHVVIEFGSQSNLLSYMLATNMISRRIHASYVKKSEKFLQSKNPQDRPRQLVITIEEAHRFLDSKIVQQTIFGTIAREMRKYFVTLLIVDQRPSGIDNEVMSQVGTRITCLLNDEKDIDAIFTGVSGGQGLRSVLAKLDSKQQALILGHAVPMPVVIRTRAYDQKFYAEIGDTDWEAMPDEEVLAAAKSARADLGF; encoded by the coding sequence ATGAACGAAAAACCTCTCGGTTCCATCATCCAAGGTTCCTTAAGTAAAGGGCTAGAAGTTCGCTTGCATGCCGATGTTTCGGTAGAAGATATGCGAGTCGGGAAATTTCTGGTCGTTCGAGGAACGCGATCGCGCTTTTTCTGTCTCCTCACCGACGTGGCTTTAGGCGCAGCCAGTCAAAGAATCCTCGCCAATCCCCCCAGTCCAGACGATAGTTTTTTGCACGAAGTACTAGCCGGAAGCGGTACCTATGGAACGATCGAACTTTCTCCCATGTTAATGTTTACTCCCACCGATGAAGACAAGGCACAAACGCCACCACCTCCTTCTACCAATGGAAAAAGTCCCCTCGCCTCCTTTGAGGCACAAACCAGCGCCAACCTGGAGTTACTTCCAGTTAAAACCATTCCCGCCCATTTCAGCCAAGTTTTTGATGCCAGCGAAGAAGATTTTCGCGCCGTCTTCGGTTGGGAAGACGACCCCCATCGACGCAATTTTGCCATAGGACAACCCTTGGATATGGATGTCCCCGTCTGCATCGATCTAGACCGCTTTGTCGAACGCAGTAACGGAGTCTTTGGCAAATCGGGGACGGGCAAATCGTTTCTAACGCGCCTATTAATCTCAGGTATCATCCGCAAGCAAGCCGCCGTTAACCTTATGTTCGACATGCACTCCGAATACGGTTGGGAAGCGATGCGGGAAGGCAAAGAAGTCTCGACCGTCAAAGGATTGCGCCAACTCTTTCCCGGACAGGTAGAAATTTATACCCTCGACCCCGAATCCACTAAACGGCGAGGGGTGCGCGATGCCCAGGAACTCTACCTCAGCTACGATCAAATTGAAATCGAAGATATCAGACTCGTCGGACAAGAATTAGGCTTATCCGAAGCGAGTCTCGACAATGCCAATATCCTCTACTCCGAATACGGCAAATCCTGGATTATTCAGTTACTGAATATGTCGAACGAGGATATTAAGATGTTTTGTCAGGAGAAGCAGGGACACGCGGGTTCGATTATGTCCTTGCAGCGCAAACTTTGGCGCCTAGATAGCCTAAAATACCTGCGCACGGCTTGTCCTCACAACTACATCGACCAAATCTTGCAATCTCTCGATGCTGGCAAGCACGTCGTTATCGAGTTTGGATCTCAATCGAATCTGCTATCTTATATGCTGGCAACCAATATGATTTCTCGGCGCATCCATGCCAGCTATGTTAAAAAATCCGAAAAGTTTTTGCAATCCAAAAATCCTCAAGACCGCCCTCGCCAGTTAGTGATTACCATTGAAGAAGCCCATCGCTTTCTTGACTCCAAAATCGTTCAGCAAACGATTTTTGGCACCATTGCTAGGGAGATGCGCAAGTATTTTGTGACCTTATTAATCGTCGATCAGCGTCCCTCCGGCATCGATAACGAGGTCATGTCCCAAGTTGGCACCCGCATTACCTGCTTGCTGAATGACGAAAAAGATATCGATGCGATCTTTACTGGGGTGTCTGGCGGTCAAGGTTTGCGATCGGTTTTAGCAAAACTCGACTCCAAACAACAAGCGCTAATTCTCGGTCACGCCGTCCCCATGCCAGTTGTGATACGTACCCGCGCCTACGACCAAAAATTCTATGCCGAAATAGGCGA